From Phenylobacterium immobile (ATCC 35973), a single genomic window includes:
- the trbL gene encoding P-type conjugative transfer protein TrbL encodes MQGTGVIDRFLEVFTRYIDSGFGLLQGEVAWLASTLIVIDVTLAALFWAWGADEDILARLVKKTLFVGAFAFIIGNWNTLARIVFESFAGLGLKASGTGLTAAEFLRPGRIAQVGFDAGRPILESISGLMGYISFFENFIQIVVLLLAWAIVLLSFFILAIQLFISLIEFKLATLCGFVLVPFGLFNKTAFMAERVLGLVISSGVKVLVLAVVVGIGSTLFGEFTQGFQAQPTIEDAMALVLAALSLLGLGIFGPSIANGIVSGGPQLGAGAAVGTGLAAGGALLAGAAGARMAGGAAMAAVRGGASVAGGASTAYQLGSAAKGGSVAGGLSGVAQAGASAAASPLRRAAAEMGQRYQAGGRAAFEAMGGKVTGGTDASPANDAGSASGEPAWAKSMRQRQSAAHGIQTAIHAVRAGDGGGAGSSVSIREGE; translated from the coding sequence ATGCAGGGCACCGGGGTCATCGACCGCTTTCTGGAAGTCTTCACCCGCTATATCGACAGCGGCTTTGGCTTGCTCCAGGGCGAAGTCGCGTGGTTGGCCTCAACCCTGATCGTCATCGACGTAACGCTCGCTGCACTGTTTTGGGCCTGGGGTGCGGACGAGGATATCCTCGCCCGCCTGGTCAAGAAGACCCTCTTCGTCGGTGCGTTCGCCTTCATTATCGGCAACTGGAACACGCTGGCCCGCATTGTCTTTGAGAGCTTTGCGGGGCTCGGGCTGAAGGCATCGGGCACAGGGCTGACGGCTGCGGAATTTCTGCGCCCCGGTCGGATTGCCCAAGTCGGCTTCGATGCCGGTAGGCCCATCCTGGAGTCCATCTCCGGGCTTATGGGCTACATCAGCTTCTTCGAAAATTTCATCCAGATCGTCGTCCTGCTGCTGGCCTGGGCGATCGTGCTGCTGTCTTTCTTCATCCTCGCCATCCAGCTCTTCATCAGCCTGATCGAGTTCAAGCTCGCGACCTTATGCGGCTTCGTGCTCGTGCCCTTTGGCCTGTTCAACAAGACCGCGTTCATGGCCGAACGAGTGCTTGGTCTCGTGATCAGTTCAGGCGTGAAGGTGCTGGTGCTCGCCGTTGTGGTCGGCATCGGATCGACGTTGTTCGGCGAGTTCACGCAAGGTTTTCAGGCCCAGCCCACAATCGAAGACGCGATGGCGCTGGTGCTTGCTGCGCTGTCGCTGCTCGGCCTTGGCATTTTTGGCCCCTCGATCGCCAATGGCATCGTCTCGGGCGGCCCGCAGCTTGGCGCCGGGGCAGCCGTTGGCACTGGACTGGCTGCCGGCGGCGCGCTCCTTGCTGGCGCAGCCGGCGCGCGCATGGCGGGCGGTGCGGCGATGGCGGCCGTGCGGGGCGGAGCCAGTGTCGCTGGCGGCGCTTCGACGGCCTATCAACTTGGAAGCGCCGCCAAAGGGGGCAGCGTTGCGGGCGGACTATCCGGCGTCGCGCAAGCCGGGGCTTCCGCAGCGGCCTCGCCGCTCCGCAGAGCAGCCGCCGAGATGGGGCAGCGCTACCAAGCCGGTGGCCGGGCGGCGTTCGAAGCCATGGGCGGCAAAGTCACCGGAGGGACCGACGCCAGCCCGGCCAACGATGCGGGCTCCGCCTCCGGGGAGCCCGCCTGGGCCAAATCGATGCGTCAACGCCAATCAGCCGCGCACGGCATCCAGACCGCCATTCATGCCGTCCGTGCCGGCGATGGAGGCGGCGCAGGCTCTTCTGTCAGCATTCGAGAGGGTGAATGA
- the trbK-alt gene encoding putative entry exclusion protein TrbK-alt: protein MRWPALLADRLQRPKPGRILVVGTVAAVIVAIAVWFTTAARSDRPAERSPATTIARDPLEAELARCNDLGSPAIDDPGCKRAWSENRRRFLGGANAQAPAVNEHPGAPISRQEQR from the coding sequence ATGCGCTGGCCTGCATTGCTCGCCGACAGGCTCCAGCGACCAAAGCCTGGTCGGATCCTCGTCGTCGGCACTGTCGCGGCGGTGATCGTCGCGATCGCGGTGTGGTTCACGACGGCGGCACGCTCCGACAGGCCGGCCGAAAGAAGCCCCGCGACGACGATCGCGCGCGATCCGCTCGAAGCCGAACTGGCCCGCTGCAACGACCTGGGTTCGCCCGCGATCGATGATCCAGGCTGCAAACGGGCCTGGTCTGAAAATCGCCGCCGGTTTCTCGGCGGCGCCAACGCGCAGGCGCCAGCCGTGAACGAACATCCCGGCGCTCCGATTAGCCGACAGGAGCAACGCTGA
- the trbJ gene encoding P-type conjugative transfer protein TrbJ, with product MKLRFRPAWTAGLAALTLATLPMPSQAQITVWDPTNYTQNVLQAARSLQQVTNQITSLQNEAQSLINQARNLASLPYSSLQELQQSVARTQQLLGQAQSIAYDVQQIDRAFQTSYAPASASSSDQALFASARQRWQTSVSALQDAMRVQAGVVGNIETNRTQMAALVGSSQSATGALQATQAGNQLLALQAQQLSDLTAAVAAQGRAQNLEAAQRAAAADQGREQLRRFLTPGQGYQPTEVTMFHDR from the coding sequence ATGAAGCTCCGATTCCGTCCGGCATGGACTGCCGGTCTCGCCGCCCTGACATTGGCCACGCTGCCGATGCCATCTCAGGCCCAGATCACGGTCTGGGACCCGACCAACTATACCCAAAACGTCCTGCAGGCCGCGCGCTCGCTCCAGCAGGTCACCAACCAGATCACCTCGCTGCAAAACGAGGCGCAAAGCCTCATCAATCAGGCCCGCAATCTGGCGAGCCTGCCCTACTCCTCGTTGCAAGAACTCCAGCAGTCGGTCGCTAGGACCCAGCAACTGCTGGGGCAGGCGCAGAGCATTGCCTATGACGTGCAGCAGATCGATCGCGCCTTCCAGACGAGCTACGCGCCAGCCAGCGCCTCCAGTTCCGATCAAGCGCTCTTCGCATCGGCCCGCCAGCGTTGGCAGACATCGGTCAGCGCACTTCAGGATGCGATGCGTGTTCAGGCCGGCGTCGTGGGCAATATCGAAACCAACCGCACGCAAATGGCGGCATTGGTAGGTTCCAGCCAGTCCGCCACCGGCGCGCTGCAGGCGACCCAAGCCGGCAATCAGCTTCTGGCGCTCCAGGCCCAGCAACTGTCCGATCTGACTGCCGCCGTCGCGGCGCAGGGGCGTGCGCAAAACCTCGAAGCGGCGCAGCGCGCGGCGGCTGCGGACCAAGGTCGCGAGCAGCTTCGCCGTTTTCTGACTCCGGGTCAGGGCTACCAGCCCACCGAGGTCACCATGTTCCACGATCGCTGA
- the trbE gene encoding conjugal transfer protein TrbE: MLNLSEYRGKSQALSDFLPWAALVAEGVILNKDGSFQRTARFRGPDLDSATPAELVSTTSRLNNALRRLGSGWAIFVEAQRHPASAYPPGTFPDGVSNLVDFERRAQFDEAGAHYESSYYLSLVWLPPAEDAARAEAWLYEGREQSGINGHEQLATFIDRTDRVLNLVDGFMPETAWLSDIETLTYLHATVSTHRHKVRVPESPMLLDAILADQVLTGGLEPRLGQAHLRTLTIMGFPSQSWPGLLDVLNRLAFDYRWVTRAICLDKTDAAKVLGRIRRQWFAKRKSIAAMLKEIMTNEASALMDSDAANKAVDADMALQELGSDLVGAAYVTATVTIWNDDPRIADERLRLVEKVIQGRDFTCMVERVNAVEAWLGSLPGHVYANVRQPPVSTLNLAHMMPFSAVWAGPERDEHFDAPPLFLAKTEGSTPFRFSLHVGDVGHTLVVGPTGAGKSVLLALMALQFRRYARSQIFAFDFGGSIRAAALAMSGDWHDLGGSLAEDASEPVALQPLAGIDAEEERAWAAEWVAAILAREKIDITPDVKEHVWSALNNLASAPKSERTLTGLSVLLQSQALKQALKPYCVGGPWGRLLDAEIERVGSADVLAFETEGLIGTGAAAAVLAYLFHRIEHRLDGRPTLLIVDEGWLALDDEGFASQLREWLKTLRKKNASVIFATQSLADIDGSAIAPAIIESCPTRLFLPNERALEPQIATIYERFGLNDRQIEILSRATPKRDYYCQSRRGNRLFELGLGEVALAFTAASSKGDQILIARLMAEHGPTGFAKAWLEARGVAWATDLIITPQEEKLP, translated from the coding sequence GTGCTGAATCTCTCCGAGTATCGCGGGAAATCCCAAGCTCTCTCCGATTTTCTGCCGTGGGCGGCATTGGTTGCCGAAGGCGTCATCCTCAACAAGGACGGCAGCTTTCAGCGCACTGCTCGGTTCCGCGGTCCGGATCTCGATAGCGCAACACCCGCCGAGTTGGTCTCCACGACCTCACGGCTCAACAATGCCTTGCGGCGCCTTGGCTCCGGATGGGCGATCTTCGTCGAGGCGCAGCGCCATCCGGCCAGTGCCTATCCGCCTGGCACGTTTCCGGACGGTGTCTCCAATCTCGTCGATTTCGAGCGCAGAGCACAGTTCGACGAAGCCGGCGCACACTATGAATCGTCCTATTACCTGTCACTGGTCTGGTTGCCGCCGGCCGAGGACGCGGCACGCGCCGAGGCCTGGCTGTACGAGGGCCGCGAGCAATCCGGTATCAACGGTCACGAGCAACTCGCCACCTTCATCGATCGCACCGACCGCGTCCTCAACCTCGTTGACGGGTTCATGCCCGAAACCGCGTGGCTCAGCGACATTGAAACCCTGACCTATCTGCACGCGACGGTCTCGACCCACCGGCATAAAGTCCGGGTGCCCGAATCCCCCATGCTCCTCGACGCCATCCTGGCCGATCAGGTGCTCACTGGCGGGCTAGAACCTCGCCTGGGTCAGGCTCACCTGCGCACGCTGACCATCATGGGCTTTCCGTCCCAATCCTGGCCGGGTCTGCTGGACGTCCTCAACCGCCTCGCCTTCGATTATCGGTGGGTCACCCGGGCGATCTGCCTCGACAAGACCGACGCCGCGAAGGTCCTGGGCCGTATTCGCCGCCAATGGTTCGCCAAGCGCAAATCCATCGCCGCGATGCTCAAGGAAATCATGACGAACGAGGCCTCAGCCCTCATGGACAGCGACGCCGCCAACAAGGCCGTGGACGCCGACATGGCGCTTCAGGAGCTCGGCTCTGATCTGGTGGGAGCGGCCTATGTCACCGCAACCGTGACCATCTGGAACGATGACCCTCGCATCGCCGATGAGCGGCTGAGGCTCGTCGAAAAGGTGATCCAGGGCCGCGACTTCACCTGCATGGTCGAGCGCGTCAACGCCGTCGAGGCCTGGCTCGGCAGCCTGCCGGGGCACGTTTATGCCAATGTCCGCCAGCCGCCGGTCTCGACCCTGAACCTCGCGCATATGATGCCGTTCTCCGCAGTCTGGGCGGGACCGGAACGCGACGAGCATTTTGATGCTCCGCCACTCTTTCTGGCCAAGACCGAAGGGTCGACGCCATTCCGCTTTTCGCTCCACGTCGGCGACGTCGGACACACACTGGTTGTCGGCCCAACGGGCGCCGGCAAGTCGGTGCTATTGGCGCTGATGGCGCTCCAGTTTCGTCGCTATGCCCGGTCGCAGATCTTTGCCTTCGACTTCGGCGGCTCAATCCGGGCAGCCGCGCTGGCGATGAGTGGTGACTGGCACGACCTTGGCGGCTCACTCGCCGAAGACGCGAGCGAACCGGTCGCCTTGCAGCCGCTGGCCGGGATCGATGCCGAGGAAGAACGCGCATGGGCGGCCGAGTGGGTTGCCGCCATCCTGGCCCGCGAGAAGATCGACATTACGCCCGACGTAAAGGAACATGTCTGGTCGGCGCTCAACAATCTGGCGTCGGCCCCCAAGTCCGAACGCACCCTCACGGGCCTATCGGTCTTGCTCCAGAGCCAGGCGCTCAAACAAGCGCTCAAGCCCTATTGCGTCGGCGGGCCTTGGGGTCGTCTACTCGATGCCGAGATCGAGCGTGTCGGGTCAGCCGACGTGCTCGCCTTCGAAACCGAAGGCCTGATCGGCACGGGCGCCGCCGCAGCCGTGCTTGCCTACCTTTTTCACCGGATCGAACATCGTCTGGATGGTCGTCCGACGCTGTTGATCGTCGACGAAGGCTGGCTTGCCCTCGATGACGAAGGCTTTGCCAGCCAGCTCCGCGAGTGGCTGAAGACGCTGCGGAAAAAGAACGCGAGCGTGATTTTCGCCACCCAATCGCTCGCCGACATCGACGGTTCGGCGATTGCGCCGGCCATTATCGAGAGCTGCCCGACGCGGCTCTTCCTGCCTAACGAGCGCGCGCTCGAACCCCAGATCGCGACAATCTACGAACGCTTCGGGCTCAACGATCGTCAGATCGAGATCCTCAGCCGCGCCACCCCGAAGCGCGACTATTACTGCCAGTCACGCCGCGGCAATCGTCTGTTCGAGCTGGGCCTGGGCGAGGTGGCGCTCGCCTTCACAGCGGCCTCCAGCAAGGGCGATCAAATCCTCATTGCTCGGCTGATGGCCGAACATGGCCCGACCGGCTTTGCCAAGGCCTGGCTTGAGGCCCGCGGCGTCGCTTGGGCGACCGATCTCATCATCACCCCACAAGAGGAGAAACTGCCATGA
- a CDS encoding VirB3 family type IV secretion system protein, producing the protein MLGADEPAVGFYAPVRRSLTEPILLGGAPRSLAIINGTLAAALGLGLRLWLAGLLIWLVGHMAAVWAARRDPAFVDVVRRHLRYPTHFGA; encoded by the coding sequence ATGCTTGGCGCAGATGAACCCGCCGTCGGCTTCTATGCACCGGTTCGGCGCAGCCTGACCGAACCGATCCTTCTCGGTGGCGCTCCGCGTTCGCTGGCCATCATCAATGGCACGCTCGCCGCAGCTCTGGGGCTGGGGTTGCGGCTTTGGCTGGCTGGCCTGCTGATCTGGCTCGTCGGACACATGGCCGCCGTATGGGCAGCGCGGCGCGACCCCGCCTTCGTCGACGTGGTGCGCCGCCACCTTCGCTACCCGACCCATTTCGGCGCGTGA
- a CDS encoding TrbC/VirB2 family protein, protein MFRRCLTGAATFALLAITTAPAYAAGSNMPWEAPLQSILESIQGPVAKIIAVMIIIVTGLTLAFGDTSGGARKMVQIVFGLSIAFAASSFFLSFFSFGGGALV, encoded by the coding sequence ATGTTCCGTCGCTGCTTGACCGGCGCAGCAACCTTCGCGCTGCTCGCGATCACAACCGCACCTGCCTACGCCGCCGGCTCCAACATGCCGTGGGAGGCGCCGCTCCAGTCGATCCTGGAGTCAATTCAGGGACCGGTCGCCAAGATCATCGCGGTGATGATCATCATCGTCACCGGGCTCACGCTCGCTTTTGGCGACACCTCGGGCGGTGCTCGCAAGATGGTCCAGATCGTCTTCGGGCTTTCGATCGCCTTCGCGGCCAGCTCGTTTTTCCTGTCCTTCTTCTCGTTCGGCGGTGGGGCGCTGGTCTGA
- the trbB gene encoding P-type conjugative transfer ATPase TrbB produces the protein MLRTALGADIAGYLDDPGVVEVMLNPDGRLWIDRLAGGLEDTGARINAADGERIVRLVAHHVGAEVHGGNPRVSAELPETGERFEGLLPPVVAAPSFAIRKPAVAVFTLTDYVEAGIMTAEQAESLRAGVYARKNILVVGGTSTGKTTLVNALLAEVARTGDRVVLIEDTRELQCAAPNLVALRTKDGAASLTDLVRSALRLRPDRIPIGEVRGGEALDLIKAWGTGHPGGVGTLHAGSALGALRRLEQLIQEAVITVPRALIAETIDLIAVLSGRGNTRRLAELMRVEGLTPEGDYRLIHHLQPSPGDLP, from the coding sequence ATGTTGCGGACCGCGCTGGGCGCCGACATCGCCGGGTATCTCGATGACCCGGGCGTCGTCGAAGTCATGCTCAACCCTGATGGCCGTCTGTGGATTGACCGGCTCGCGGGCGGCCTGGAGGATACCGGCGCACGCATCAACGCGGCAGACGGCGAGCGCATCGTCAGGCTGGTGGCCCACCACGTCGGAGCCGAGGTCCATGGCGGCAACCCGCGGGTCTCGGCCGAACTCCCCGAAACCGGCGAGCGCTTTGAGGGCCTGCTGCCTCCCGTCGTCGCCGCGCCCAGCTTCGCCATCCGTAAGCCCGCCGTCGCCGTCTTCACCCTGACCGATTATGTCGAGGCGGGGATCATGACCGCCGAGCAGGCCGAGAGCCTCCGCGCTGGCGTTTACGCCCGCAAGAACATCTTGGTGGTTGGCGGTACGTCCACCGGCAAAACGACACTCGTCAACGCCTTGCTCGCCGAGGTCGCCAGAACCGGCGACCGGGTGGTGCTTATCGAAGACACCCGCGAATTGCAGTGCGCGGCCCCAAATCTGGTCGCGCTACGGACCAAGGACGGCGCAGCGAGCTTGACCGACCTAGTTCGCTCGGCGCTGCGCCTGCGTCCTGACCGGATCCCGATTGGTGAGGTGCGCGGCGGCGAAGCGCTCGACCTGATCAAAGCATGGGGCACAGGCCACCCCGGCGGTGTCGGCACCTTACACGCCGGCTCCGCGCTTGGCGCTCTGCGGCGTCTCGAACAGCTCATCCAGGAAGCGGTGATCACAGTGCCGCGCGCGCTGATCGCCGAGACCATTGACCTGATCGCTGTTCTCTCCGGCCGCGGCAACACCCGCCGGCTCGCCGAGCTCATGCGCGTCGAAGGGCTGACCCCGGAGGGCGACTACCGGCTCATCCACCACCTCCAACCTTCGCCAGGAGACCTGCCATGA
- a CDS encoding CopG family transcriptional regulator — translation MKPPPRIKQTFRLPAELSRDLADYARRRRVAQGDVVQAALSSHLSPDGADRLEAALARRLDRMTRQIDRLERHIMISNETLALFVRFWLTAVPPLPDTAQAAAQAKGRERFEGFVETLGRRLAKGRSFADEIVQDVPATTSADPDEE, via the coding sequence GTGAAGCCGCCTCCCAGGATCAAACAGACATTCCGCCTTCCCGCTGAGCTGAGCCGGGATTTGGCTGACTATGCCCGGCGCCGGCGGGTCGCCCAGGGCGACGTGGTGCAAGCCGCATTGTCATCCCACCTATCACCAGACGGCGCCGACCGCCTGGAGGCGGCGCTGGCGAGACGGCTCGATCGCATGACCCGCCAGATCGACCGGCTTGAGCGCCACATCATGATCAGCAACGAAACATTGGCTCTTTTTGTGCGCTTCTGGCTGACGGCCGTGCCGCCGCTCCCCGACACAGCTCAAGCGGCAGCTCAAGCAAAGGGCCGCGAACGCTTCGAGGGCTTTGTTGAAACCCTGGGGCGACGCCTCGCCAAGGGGCGCAGCTTCGCCGACGAGATCGTTCAGGACGTTCCGGCAACCACGAGCGCAGATCCCGACGAGGAGTGA
- a CDS encoding conjugal transfer protein TraG, with product MSATKILWGQVLIVALIVLASVWGATQWTAWQLGYQPELGRPWFVLMGHPIYAPPAFFWWWYFFDAYAPKIFYQGAVIASAGGFASIAVAVGMSVWRAREAKNVTTYGSARWATPGELRTAKLLGDDGVILGRFHQRYLRHDGPEHVLCFAPTRSGKGVGLVIPTLLTWPGACIVHDIKGENFGLTAGWRNRFSHVLRFDPTDISSDAYNPLLEVRRGPSEVRDVQNIADILVDPEGALEKRNHWEKTSHALLVGAILHVLYAEADKTLAGVANFLSDPRRPIDTTLRAMMTTPHLGDDGVHPVVASAARELLNKSENERSGVLSTAMSFLGLYRDPVVARVTRRCDWRISDLVDRRDPVTLYLIVPPSDISRTKPLIRLILNQVGRRLTEDLAAKGRRHRLLLMLDEFPALGRLDFFESALAFMAGYGIRSFLIAQSLNQIEKAYGPNNAILDNCHVRVSFATNDERTAKRVSDALGTATEIRDARNYAGHRLSPWLGHLMVSRQETARPLLTPGEIMQLPPSDAIVLVSGLFPVRATKARYYEDRQLKARLLPPPTEPTQREEVGAQSDDWSALAPLPFAPTAARTSGDDAVDGDADDSANAGIRREPEIPAHEAIAPETPLPVREFDALDDEPDDNALRAQTLQARMRGMARQASLDPDDGIVL from the coding sequence ATGTCCGCGACCAAAATCCTCTGGGGCCAGGTTCTGATTGTCGCCCTCATTGTGCTGGCTTCGGTCTGGGGGGCCACGCAATGGACCGCATGGCAGTTGGGTTATCAGCCCGAACTGGGACGACCATGGTTTGTCCTTATGGGGCATCCGATTTACGCGCCGCCCGCGTTCTTCTGGTGGTGGTATTTTTTCGACGCCTACGCCCCCAAGATCTTTTATCAAGGCGCTGTCATCGCCTCCGCAGGCGGATTTGCGTCGATCGCGGTCGCGGTCGGCATGTCTGTATGGCGTGCCCGTGAGGCGAAGAATGTCACGACCTACGGGTCGGCGCGCTGGGCGACGCCTGGCGAATTGCGAACCGCCAAATTGCTTGGCGACGACGGCGTCATTCTCGGTCGCTTTCACCAGCGGTATCTGCGCCATGATGGTCCCGAGCATGTGCTTTGTTTTGCGCCGACGCGGTCCGGTAAGGGGGTCGGCCTCGTCATCCCGACCCTGCTTACCTGGCCGGGCGCCTGTATTGTTCACGACATCAAGGGCGAAAATTTCGGACTGACGGCGGGGTGGCGCAACCGGTTCAGCCACGTCCTGCGCTTCGACCCCACCGATATCAGCTCGGATGCGTACAACCCTCTGCTCGAAGTCCGGCGCGGCCCCTCCGAAGTGCGCGACGTGCAGAACATCGCCGATATTCTAGTTGATCCCGAGGGCGCACTCGAGAAACGCAATCACTGGGAAAAAACCAGTCACGCCCTGCTCGTCGGCGCGATCCTGCACGTCCTCTATGCCGAAGCCGACAAGACGTTGGCGGGCGTTGCCAACTTCCTTTCGGATCCCAGGCGTCCCATCGATACGACGCTGCGCGCCATGATGACGACTCCGCATCTTGGCGATGACGGCGTTCATCCTGTCGTTGCGTCGGCCGCGCGCGAACTGTTGAACAAAAGCGAAAACGAGCGATCGGGCGTGCTGTCGACCGCGATGTCGTTCCTCGGCCTCTACCGCGACCCTGTCGTCGCGCGCGTGACGCGCCGATGCGATTGGCGGATTTCTGATCTTGTTGATCGGCGAGACCCGGTCACGCTCTATCTGATTGTCCCGCCATCCGACATATCGCGCACCAAGCCCCTGATCCGGCTGATCCTCAATCAGGTCGGGCGACGCTTGACCGAGGACCTTGCCGCCAAGGGACGGCGCCACCGCCTGCTGCTGATGCTCGACGAGTTCCCCGCACTCGGTCGCCTGGACTTTTTCGAGTCGGCGCTTGCCTTCATGGCTGGCTACGGCATCCGCAGCTTCCTCATCGCTCAAAGTCTCAACCAGATCGAAAAGGCTTACGGGCCGAACAATGCGATCCTCGACAACTGCCATGTGCGAGTGAGTTTCGCGACCAACGACGAGCGCACGGCCAAACGTGTAAGCGATGCCTTGGGAACCGCGACCGAGATCCGCGATGCCCGCAACTATGCCGGCCATCGTCTGTCGCCCTGGCTCGGCCATTTGATGGTTTCGCGTCAGGAAACAGCGCGGCCGCTGCTGACCCCGGGCGAAATCATGCAGCTCCCGCCGAGCGACGCGATCGTGCTCGTTTCAGGACTCTTCCCGGTCCGGGCGACGAAGGCGCGCTACTATGAGGATCGCCAACTCAAGGCGCGACTACTGCCTCCTCCCACCGAACCGACCCAGCGCGAGGAGGTTGGCGCGCAGAGCGATGATTGGAGCGCGCTGGCGCCGCTGCCATTTGCGCCGACCGCGGCAAGAACTTCAGGGGATGATGCCGTCGATGGCGACGCCGACGATTCTGCCAATGCCGGAATCCGGCGGGAGCCGGAAATTCCCGCGCATGAGGCAATCGCGCCGGAGACACCGCTGCCCGTGCGCGAGTTCGACGCCCTGGACGACGAACCTGACGACAACGCCCTTCGCGCTCAGACGCTGCAGGCGCGAATGCGTGGCATGGCGCGCCAGGCTTCACTCGATCCTGATGATGGGATCGTATTGTGA
- a CDS encoding relaxase/mobilization nuclease domain-containing protein — MLIKTRVARHRGSHFRAAPLSTHLTYLQRDGTNRDGRPGQLFDRASDHADGRAFAERCEEDRHHFRFIVSPEDAAQMSDLREFTRDLMAQAEADLATRLDWVAVTHHNTDNPHVHLLVRGRDQDGADLVISRDYISRGLRGQAERLVSLELGPRSDQEVSVTLRREVSAERWTRLDRTLRDYADDTGGVIDLRPGGHAHGDKDLHDLLVGRAQHLQRLGITDQIGPAQWTIAPDAETTLRALGERGDIIKTMHRALDRQGQSRGVADFAIHGEGSPNVLGRLVDRGLQDELAGTGYVVIDGIDGRTHHVRLPSIEATGDAKIGAIVEVRPFTGADNQRRLTLSVRSDYDLAEQVSATGATWLDRHLVGRDPPPVASTGFGAEVREALDQRTDTLAAVGLANRRLQGAVFARDLIDTLRQSELANASGHLANETGLPYRPSEPGNHVAGLYRQRVNLASGRFAMIDNGLGFELVPWKPALDQHLGRQVTGVMLPGGGVDWSMGRKRGLGIG; from the coding sequence GTGCTGATCAAGACGCGCGTCGCACGTCACCGTGGCAGTCACTTTCGCGCCGCCCCGCTTTCCACTCACCTGACCTACCTTCAACGCGACGGGACGAACCGAGACGGTCGTCCCGGTCAACTGTTTGATCGCGCGAGCGACCATGCTGATGGCCGAGCCTTTGCCGAACGGTGCGAAGAGGATCGCCACCATTTTCGGTTCATCGTCTCACCCGAGGACGCGGCGCAGATGAGCGACCTCCGAGAATTCACGCGCGACCTCATGGCGCAGGCCGAAGCAGATCTGGCAACCAGGCTCGATTGGGTCGCGGTCACACATCACAACACCGACAACCCTCATGTCCATCTCCTGGTACGCGGGCGTGATCAGGATGGCGCCGACCTCGTTATCAGCCGGGACTATATCAGTCGCGGTCTGCGGGGTCAGGCTGAGCGGCTCGTGTCACTTGAGCTTGGGCCGCGAAGCGACCAAGAGGTCAGCGTGACCCTGCGGCGTGAGGTCAGTGCGGAGCGGTGGACCCGCCTGGATCGAACCTTGCGCGACTATGCGGACGACACCGGCGGCGTCATCGATCTCCGTCCTGGTGGGCACGCTCACGGCGACAAAGACCTGCACGATCTATTGGTCGGCCGTGCCCAGCATCTGCAGCGCCTCGGCATCACCGATCAGATTGGCCCCGCGCAATGGACCATCGCACCCGACGCCGAGACGACTCTTCGGGCGTTAGGCGAACGCGGAGACATCATCAAAACGATGCATCGGGCGCTCGATCGGCAAGGTCAATCGCGCGGCGTCGCCGACTTCGCAATTCACGGCGAGGGCTCGCCGAACGTCCTCGGTCGCCTCGTTGATCGCGGCCTCCAAGATGAACTGGCAGGAACCGGCTACGTCGTCATCGATGGGATCGATGGCCGAACCCATCACGTCCGGCTACCGAGCATCGAAGCCACAGGTGATGCCAAGATCGGTGCAATCGTGGAGGTGCGTCCCTTCACCGGCGCGGACAATCAGCGGCGTCTCACCCTCTCGGTGCGATCGGATTACGATCTGGCCGAACAGGTGTCCGCCACCGGTGCGACCTGGCTCGATCGTCATCTCGTCGGCCGAGATCCGCCGCCAGTCGCCAGCACAGGGTTCGGCGCCGAAGTTCGCGAGGCGCTCGATCAGCGCACAGACACACTCGCCGCAGTGGGTCTGGCCAATCGACGCCTCCAAGGCGCGGTCTTCGCACGCGACCTGATTGATACGCTGAGACAAAGCGAGCTGGCCAATGCCTCAGGTCATCTGGCAAACGAGACCGGCCTTCCCTATCGGCCCTCGGAGCCGGGCAATCATGTCGCCGGCCTCTACCGCCAGCGCGTCAACCTCGCCTCAGGCCGCTTCGCCATGATCGACAACGGCCTGGGCTTTGAGCTCGTGCCCTGGAAGCCTGCCCTCGATCAGCATCTCGGCCGCCAAGTCACAGGCGTGATGCTTCCTGGCGGGGGCGTCGATTGGTCGATGGGTCGCAAGCGAGGGCTCGGCATCGGCTGA